The genomic segment CCCTGCCGGTGGTGCTGGATGCCGGCACCAATAATCAGCAACTACTCAACGACCCGTTGTATATGGGCTGGCGCCATCCGCGCATAACCGGTGAACAATATGACGATTTCGTCGACGCCTTTATTCAGGCGGTGAAGCGCCGCTGGCCGAATGTGCTGCTGCAATTTGAAGATTTCGCCCAGAAAGACGCGACGCCGTTGCTAAACCGCTATCGCAGCGAATTATGTTGCTTCAATGATGATATTCAGGGTACCGCCGCGGTAACGCTGGGCTGTCTACTGGCGGCCAGCCGCGCCGCGGGTAAACGCTTGCGCGATCAAAAAGTGGTGTTTCTCGGCGCAGGCTCCGCCGGTTGCGGTATCGCCGAACAGATTATCGCGGAAATGCGCATTGAAGGTCTCAGTGAAGACGAGGCCCGCGGCCGCGTCCTGATGGTCGATCGCTTTGGCCTGCTGACCGACAAACTGGCGAATCTGTTGGATTTTCAGAGCCGCCTAGTCCAGTCCAGTCCAGTCCAGTCCAGTCCAGTCCAGTCCAGTCCAGTCCAGTCCAGTCCAGTCCAGTCCAGTCCAGTCCAGTCCAGTCCAGTCCAGTGAGAGTATTGGCGATTGGCAGTTGAAGAGCGACACCATTTCGCTGCAAGATGTGGTACGCAACGCCAGACCCACGGTATTGATCGGCGTCTCCGGCCAGCCGGGGCTGTTTACCGAAGAGATTATCCGGGAGATGCACCAACACTGCGAGCGTCCCATTGTGATGCCGCTATCCAATCCCACATCGCGCGTGGAAGCAACGCCGGAAGACATTTTATGCTGGACCGACGGCGCGGCGCTGGTCGCGACCGGCAGCCCCTTTACGCCGGTGAAGCTCGAGAGTAGAACCTACCCGATTGCCCAGTGCAATAACGCCTATATTTTCCCGGGTATCGGGTTGGGCGTATTGGCCTCGGGCGCAAGCCAGATTACGGACTCCATGCTAATCGCGGCCAGTCGTGCACTGGCGGATTGCTCGCCGCTGGCCAACGGTGACGGCGGCGCGCTGTTGCCGGATATTAACGACATCCAGGCGGTCTCACGGGTCATTGCCATGGCGGTCGCCAAGGCGGCGCAGGTGCACGGGGTGGCGCTGGTGACCTACGAGGAAACGCTTTCTCTTGCCATCGAGCATAACTTCTGGCAGCCGCAGTATCGCGATTATTGCCGCACCTCATTTTAAACTCACCATCAACCGGCCGGGGAAACCCGGCCGGTAAACGGGCAATTTTGCGGCATTGGCCTGACTTGCCCCTTGCACACCTTGCTTCAGCTTGGCAGGTAAAGTAGCCTTGGAGCCATGACACTTTCGCGGGAACCGGCAAAGGCTATAGCATGTTGAAACGCCTGATTGTAACCCTGTTAATTATCGCAGGCGTTCTGGTACTGGCGGCGGTGGGCCTTGACCGCTGGATCAGTTGGAAAACCGCGCCCTTTATTTATGACGATCTGACCGCCCTGCCGCACCGTCAGGTGGGGGTGGTGCTGGGCACCGCCAAGTATTACCGCACCGGTGTTATCAATCAGTATTATCTCTATCGCATTCAGGGCGCGCTCAACGCCTACAACAGCGGCAAGGTGAATTACCTGCTGCTAAGCGGCGATAACGCACTGCAAAGCTACAATGAACCGATTACCATGCGCCGCGACCTGATAGCCCAGGGAATGCCCGCCGCCGATATCGTGCTGGATTTTGCCGGTTTTCGCACGCTTGATTCGATTATCCGCACACGGAAAGTCTTTGATACCAACGATTTCACTATCATCACCCAGCGCTTTCACTGTGAACGGGCGCTGTTTATCGCGCTGAACATGGGCATACAGGCGCAATGCTATGCGGTGCCTTCACCGAAAAACATGCTGTCGGTCCGGGTCCGGGAAATTGGCGCTCGTCTCGGCGCGCTGTCCGATCTGTATCTCATGAAGCGAGAACCGCGTTTTCTTGGCCCCCTGATTCCCATTCCCGCCCGTCACGACATTCCGCAGGGAGCACAGGGTTATCCGGCGGTGTCACCGGAACAACTGTTGGAAATGCAACAAAAGCCGCCCCATGACGATAAACCGGCGCCCCCCGGTACGGCCAAACGACAGGTTATTGACGCGACGGGAGAGGCGGGCGAAAGCGGCCCGCGGTAGCGGTCACGCCGGTGGCGGTGCCGGTGAAAGCGGTATAAGGGGGCGAGCCGTGAGCGTTGCCCCGGCGATTTTCGCCAATGTCGCAAAGCTTGCACTGGATCTATGTGGGACGCGGCGAGGCAGGTCATTGCGCAAAACGCGGGCCCCGGCGCAGGCGCACATTACCGCGCACCGGGACTCGCCCTCGCCTGGCCCACACGGTTGCGCGGGCCAGGCGTAGGGCAGAGGCTACTTTTTCTTCGCGTATTTCAATGAATCGAGCGCAACGGCGAAAATAATGATTGCGCCTTTGATGATATATTGCCAATAGGGATTCACGCCGATATAGGTCAGGCCATAGTTGATGACCGTAAAGATGATAACCCCGGTGACCACCCCCAGTACCGTACCGACCCCGCCGGCAAAGGACACGCCACCGACAACGCAGGCCGCAATGGCATCCAGTTCATACATAAAACCGAGGTTATTGGTGGCGCTGCCGATACGCCCCGCCTCGAGCATACCGCCGAAGGCGTAGAAGATCCCGGACAGAGCATAAATAATTATCAGGTTTAGCGGCACATTGACGCCGGAGACCTTGGCCGCTTCCGGGTTGCCGCCGATGGCGAAGATATTTTTCGCTTTGTTGAATAAATCCGAAATTTGTGACGACTTCCTCCCTATCAGGGCGATTGTTACATGATGCGGACGCTGTTTGGTATTCCTAACAGTGTGATCCGGTTAAGTGCTTTAACCATTGCCATTGCCTCACCTACCTGCGCGTCATAGTCATGCAGACTCAGATGGCCACCCAGAAGTGTTTTAAACCGGAACATGGCCGTTTCAGCCAGTGAACGCCGGTGATAACCTACTTTCTTTTTCCAGGTATCGTTATTGCCGCTCAGATGCTGATTTGCCACCGCATGGTTACGCTCATGGTATCGAGCTGGCCAATATTGCGCACCACTTCGCGGTGGGAGAAGCGGCTTTATTTTTTTCCTCAGCAGAGCATCATGACAGTAACGCGTATCGTAAGCACTGTCAGCCGACGCTTCCCTGATTTTCCGGTGGGTTTGGTTAATCAGCCCGGGCAGCGCCTGCGCATCTGTCGTACCGCTTAGCGATAAATCGGCACAGATAATTTCATGTGTCACGCTATCTACTGCCAGATGAAGCTTGCGCCATACTCTGCGCCTCTCAGCCCCATGCTGCCTGACTTTCCATTCGCCTTCGCCGAAGACTTTCAGGCCGGTGCCATCGATGACCAGGTGTGAGATTTCGCCGCGGGTTGGCGTTTTTATGCTGATGTCGACGGTTTTTGCTCGCCGGCTGACCAGAGAGTAATCTGGGCAGCGCAGCGACAGCCCCATCAGTTTAAAAATCGAGTCAACGAAACCCTGTAACGCCCGGAGCGAAAGGTTAAACACGCGCTTTATCATCAGAACCGTGGTAATGGCCATATCGGTGTAGTGAAGCGGCCGGCCACGATGTTCAGGTGGTGTACTCTCAGTCCATGCAGCAATGGCTGACTCATCAAGCCATACTGTCAGGTCCCCCCGCTGCCTGAGCGCATTGTTATATGCGGGCCAGTTGGTAATTTTAAACTTTTGCTTTGCCATGGGGACCTGATGTTGAAACGAATGTAGTGATCAGAGCTGCCAGTCACCTAAAAGTTCGATTTATTCAACAAAGCCGATACTTTTACCAAAACGGGTTTTGGTCCAAAGTATCCAAACAAAGATAATGGCGATCAGCGCGTAGAAGGTGATATACGACAATTTAAAATCGCCAAAACGAATAAACCCTTGTGCAAAGCTCGAGAAGTTTGATTCAAAACCGGCTATCGGCGAGGCGCCCACCGCATCGTAATAAAGCGAGTTGATGCCATAAACGATAATCATGGTGCCTAAGGTGGTAATAAACGGCGTCACGTTCAAATAAGCGATAACCAAACCGTTAACCAAACCGATCACGGCGCCGATGGCGCAAACAATCAAGATAACCACCGGAATGGGCAGGCTGTGCATATCAGGGAAAACTTTATTAACATTATCCATGGATTGCAGTAAAGTCGCCGCCACCACCGCCGCCAAACCGACCTGACGCCCCGCCGACAGGTCGGTTCCCTGAGTGACAATCAATCCCGCCGCCCCGAGGGCAATGATAATCTGCACCG from the Candidatus Sodalis pierantonius str. SOPE genome contains:
- the sanA gene encoding outer membrane permeability protein SanA, producing the protein MLKRLIVTLLIIAGVLVLAAVGLDRWISWKTAPFIYDDLTALPHRQVGVVLGTAKYYRTGVINQYYLYRIQGALNAYNSGKVNYLLLSGDNALQSYNEPITMRRDLIAQGMPAADIVLDFAGFRTLDSIIRTRKVFDTNDFTIITQRFHCERALFIALNMGIQAQCYAVPSPKNMLSVRVREIGARLGALSDLYLMKREPRFLGPLIPIPARHDIPQGAQGYPAVSPEQLLEMQQKPPHDDKPAPPGTAKRQVIDATGEAGESGPR
- a CDS encoding IS5 family transposase; the protein is MAKQKFKITNWPAYNNALRQRGDLTVWLDESAIAAWTESTPPEHRGRPLHYTDMAITTVLMIKRVFNLSLRALQGFVDSIFKLMGLSLRCPDYSLVSRRAKTVDISIKTPTRGEISHLVIDGTGLKVFGEGEWKVRQHGAERRRVWRKLHLAVDSVTHEIICADLSLSGTTDAQALPGLINQTHRKIREASADSAYDTRYCHDALLRKKIKPLLPPRSGAQYWPARYHERNHAVANQHLSGNNDTWKKKVGYHRRSLAETAMFRFKTLLGGHLSLHDYDAQVGEAMAMVKALNRITLLGIPNSVRIM